TAACATAGGATAGATTACACCTGAACGTTTGGATAAACGATCCAAGCCCAACTCTTGAAAGGCATTGCTCATGAAATTAAGCAAACCCTCTAATGCTCTGGTTATTGTAGGCGGTTGGAACAGGCATATATTTACTCAAGATTGGATTAAGAGATACCTTTTTCCCAAAGAAGAATTCACAATAGACATGCTGGTTTCCCAAGGCTTCAACGCACAATTTATTTCTCCACGAATATCGTCAAAGGAAGTTGAAATTCTATTCCAAGAAAATAGACTAAATTTCAATCCAGTAGAAAACAATAACGAAAATTTAGACCGTATACAAGAACTTGCTCTACAACTTGCCGATTACCTTCCACATACACCAGTTACAGGATACGGAGTGAATTTTCTCTTTACCGAGAACGAGGTCAGTGATGATTTGATAAATCTGATGCGTCCAAAAGATTTAGAAAAAATTGAACAGTTTGGTGGATCATTAACCAGCGAGCAATATAGTCGTCATTTGATGTTAAATGGACGAACCCTTAACATCACTATTAGATTTGAGGGCGAGAGTGTCGATTTTGATTTTAATTTCCATTTTAATATCCGCGATTTAGTTGCGTTTAAAGCAGGAATTTTGGAAACTCCAATACTTAAATTGAGACAAGAGGCAGTAAAATTCATCGCTAAAGTTTATAGTTTGGAATTGGAAGGAGAGAGCGAATGAGTAAATTGAACGACACAAACACAATACTTAAAGATGAAAACACTTTTCCCGAAGAGGCAGTCATTTCCGAAAAAGATATGGCTGTTCCAGCAAGTATGGAGGTCAATGAAAAATTTATAAATACTGCTAATTTAGAACTTGATGAAGACAGCAACCTTGAAATTTTGGAGGGTGAGGCTTGGAAAGAGCCACAGAATCCGAACCCTGAACCACTGAAAATCCGGGTCTTTGATGTTGCTGCCTATATTTTAGACAAAATGGGAACAATGACGACTATGAAGCTGCAGAAACTGGTATATTACAGTCAAGCATGGTCGTTAGTTTGGGATGAGAAGCAGCTGTTCGAGGAAGATATTGAGGCTTGGGCAAATGGTCCAGTCATTAGAGATTTATTTGACTACTATCGTGGAATGTACGAAATATCGGCAATGCCAATTGGCAATCCCCGTTTGTTGAATAAAGAACAACAGGAAACTATTGACGCTGTTCTTAAATATTATGGAGATAAATCCGCCCAATGGCTCATTGAACTAACTCACATGGAAGATCCTTGGGTCCAGGCGAGAAAAGGACTACCCAAACTGGAGAGAGGTAATAGAATTATATCTTTAGACACGATAGCAGATTATTATAGTTCCTTGCCGGTTGAGGACAATTACGAAGATGAGGAATAAAAGAGCGGGCCGAAATCGTAATCCGAGGTCAGAGAAGATACCTACATCTCGCTCTATAGTGTCTACTCAAAACAAGAAACTCGTGTGGAAAGTTGCACGGATTGATGACGATAGCCCATGGGGCTGGAATCAAATAACTTGTCCTGACTTTTTGAGAAAAATATGGGATAAAATGCACAATTTTGAAACAATGACATGGGGTGAGATATTAGGACGGAACCACCATGCGATAGCCGTTAATGACATCATAAAACCCGCACAAAATCGGTTAGAACAACTCGGACATGATGATCAGGCAGAATTAGTCTCATTTCGGCTAAGTAACACGGAGCGAATTTGGGCGATTCGATCTGGAGAAGAAGCTTTCCTGCTCTGGTGGGACCCCAATCATGAGATTTGCCCATCACATCTCCAGAATACGTAACATCAGTTACATTTGAACGTATCCCTTATTATGGTCACAAAAATCCCATAAATCACAGTTCAGACTTCAACAGCACGGACCGGTAGTGACTGAGTACTGACAACTGATAACCATCCATCTGATGGCTGACAACTGACAGCCGACAACCGACCACTATTCCACATTTCCCTTGCACTCTTATCCCCTTTCTGATAAAATAAGGCTATAAAGTCCACCTATGGGTGAAAATATAAAGGATGGAAACGCATGGCACTTCCAAAAATGACACGGATTCAACAGCGGTTTGAGGCACCCGTTCTCACCGATCTCCCCGCAGCGATTCATGCTGAATTGGAGCGGATTAACGCCTCCGATATTGTAAAATCTGGCGAAACTGTCGCCGTTACCGCTGGCAGTCGCGGAGTCGCAAATGTTGACATAGCGGTCAAGGCGACTGTTGATTATCTCAAAACACTCGGTGCGAAACCCTTTGTTGTCCCGGCGATGGGAAGCCACGGTGGTGCAACGCCTGAAGGGCAGCGGAGTGTGTTGGAACACTACGGCATCACCGAAGAGACCGTCGGTGCACCGGTGAAAGCAACAATGGAGGTTGTGGAACTCGGAAAGACAGCAGACGGCTTGCCGGTTTTCTTCGACAGATATGCCGCCGAAGCCGACCATGTTGTGCCGCTTAACCGCGTCAAAGCGCATACAGATTTCAACGGCTCCATTGAGAGTGGCGTGGTGAAGATGATGGTGATTGGACTCGGCAAACAGCAGGGCGCGAACTTCTATCACCGTGCCTTCTTTCAATACGGCTTTGAACACGTCATCACTGCGGTTGGTGGTTTTATTCTCGACACCGGAAAGATCGCTTTCGGCATTGGACTAATTGAGAACGCACACGAAGACACCGCGAAAGCAGTAGCGATGCCCGCCGCGCAGCTCCTCCAAACGGAACGTGAACTGCTGGTTGAGGCGAAATCATTGATGGGACGACTCCCGTTTGACGAACTCGATCTGCTTATCGTGGATTGGACAGGCAAAAACATCAGCGGCACCGGTATGGACTCGAACGTTATCGGCAGGATGATGCAGAATTTTGAACCGGAACCCGCGAAACCCGCGATCCTCCGTATATTTGTCCGCGATCTTACCGAAGAGAGCGATGGCAATGCTACCGGTATCGGGCTTGCTGACTTCACAACGACGCGCCTCGTAGACCAGATCGACCGGCACTCGACCTATATGAACGGTATTACCGCGCTTGGACCGCAGAAGTCGAAAATCCCCTTCTACTACGACACCGACCGAGAAGCAATTGAGGTGGCACTTGACACTATTGGACTCACCGAACCAGAAGATGCACGGGTCATCCGTATTGAGAGTACGCTGAGGTTGACGGAACTCGACATTTCTGACGTGCTGCTTGAGGATGCGAAGTTGCATTCAAGGTTGGAAGTTATCGGCGAAACGAAGCCGCTCCCGTTTGACGCTACAGGTAACCTGCTGCCATTTTAGATAGCCATCAATCGTCAGTAGTGGGTTTATCAGTCTCCGTGCTCCTGTAGGTTGGGTTGAACGGCGTTGAAAAGGCAGATGTCGATGTTTCAAACACACTTCAAATCCAAGAGGCTGCCATATACACGCAAGAACAGAGTGAAACCCAACTTCATACCCCACAAGGGTAGCACTTCAGAACAAGAGCGTTGGGTTTCACTCGGTCACTGGTGGATATGACGTGTCTGGAGAAAAGCTCGTTTTTTCTATGATTTGGACGGTTTTGGTGGAATCCGTTCAACCCAACCTACAATACTATGACGCAGTTTTTTCTAAAATTGACACCTATGCCGCCGTCAGAAGCTCCACCTATCGCTTCGGGCTGGTAAGGACAGAGAATGCGGAAACTCAGAATTATCTTAGAGATGATCAAATTTGAACATACCGTTTTCGCGCTTCCGTTTGCGGTTATGAGTGCCTTTATCGCTGCGGACGGATTTCCGCCGCTGCCAAAACTTGGCTGGATCCTCGTAGCAATGGTCGGCGCGCGCAGCTGCGCCATGGCATTCAATCGGCTCGCCGATGCTGAGATTGACAGCAAAAACCCGCGCACCGCCATGCGCGCGATCCCCGCGGGTTTAATCACGAAGAGTGCCGTCTGGGGTTTCACCATCATCTCCGCCGGTCTGCTGGTTGTTGCGGCGTGGCGACTGAACCCGCTTGCCTTTGCGCTATCCCCAGTCGCGCTTATCGTAGTGATGGGCTATTCCTACACCAAACGTTTCACGGCACTCTCCCATTTCTGGCTCGGACTTGCGCTCTCCATTTCACCCGTCGGTGCATGGATTGCGATTCAGGGCAGCTTTGCGTTACCTCCCATCATTCTCTGTCTCGTAGTGCTACTCTGGACAGCCGGATTTGACATCATCTATGCGTGTCAGGATGTCAACTTTGATAGGAAGCACAGACTACATTCAATTCCAGCGAAAATCGGGATTCGGTGGGCGTTATGGCTTTCGTCTGCCTTACACGTTATTGCGGTGTTGCTGCTCCTCGCCATTTCATTTCTTGTCGAATTAGGACTTTTCTATTACATCGGTGTCGGAATTGTCGTCCTCATCTTTATCTATGAACATGCCATCGTCAAACCGACGGATCTATCCCGTGTCAATCTCGCCTTTTTCACACTGAACGGCATGATTAGCCTTGTCTTGATGGCACTCTCAATCACCGATATTTTACTTTTTTAGTCCCGTAGTCCCAAGCATCGCGCCGGGTTTATTTGATTGGGTGTTTCTTCTAGATATACGGAAAGCAACTTATTGATGAAAGAAGCCTTAACGAACCGCAAGGAACATTAAAAATATGAAACTTTCACTCTCGGTACGCGTCGCAGAAACCGCATCTAAAAAGGATGCAACGCACACTTTCACACAACTGACGGAACTCGCTGCAGGGCTCGGCTACGAAGCAGTCTGCATGCGCGCCTCCCAAGTCGGTATCCACTCACCTTTAGAGCAGATTACCGCTGCGCGTAAACAGGCAGCATCGCTCAACCTGAAGGTCTCCATGGTCACCGGCGATTTTCCGGTACCACTTAACAACGAGCAGGGACCCGATGGGCTCCGCAATATAACCCCGTATCTTGATTTAACGGAACTCCTCGGCGCAGACCTTATCCGTATTGCTATGAAGGTTGAGGAGGACATCCGGTGGGCGCAGCGTGCCTCCGACGAAGCTGCCGAGCGCGGTATCCGTCTCGCACATCAATCGCATACACAGAGTTTGTTTGAAACAGTGGACGGATCGGTTGATATCTTAAAGCGAGTCGGCAGAGAGAATTTCGGGATTATCTATGAACCTGCCAATCTTGACCTCTGTGCACAGGATTACGGCGTTGAGACGCTGAAACGATTCTCGCCCTATCTTCTCAACGTCTATCTCCAAAACCACATCCGCCGACCGGAGGGAAAGACGCACCTTCTGACGTGGATCCAAGGCATCGTTCCACACGATCCGATCCGTTTACAAGACGAAGGTGGTATTGACTTTCCATCGGTGTTTGAGGGTCTGGAAGCAATCGGTTACGACGGTTATGTGACCGTGCATCAGGCGTTCCGTGAAATTATGGAGCCAGAAGACGCAGCGGAACAGAGTTACGACTATCTTAAACCGTTTTGTGGATAGGGAAAGGAAGCATCTTTAATACGATGAGCAGCCAACAACCTAATATCCTAATCATTACGACCGATCAACAGCGGACAGATAGCCTCAGCTGCTACGGGTCAACGTTCACGGATACACCGCATCTGGATAAGTTTGCATCTGAAGGTGTCTGTTTTGAAAGGGCGTACTGTGCGAATCCGGTATGTACACCCGCCCGTGCCTCAATCTTTTCGGGGCGATATGTGAGTCGCCACGGTGCGTGGAATGTCGGCATGAACGTCCCTGAAGACGAACCCATGCTCTCGCATCGACTCGCCGAGGTCGGCTATCGCACGCGCTATATCGGTAAAGCACACTTCCAGCCTTTCGGCGCATCCGCGGAACAGTCGATCGAAACCTTCCGTGATACAACGCGCTACCCTGATTTCCGAGGTCCCTACTATGGATTTGAAACAGTGGAATTAGCACTCGGTCACGCGACTTATGGTATTGCAGGACACTATGGTGAGTGGGTCCGCTCACACGTCTCTGAGGAAACATTCGAGAGTTACAGCAAAGCGACACGCCTTAGTGAAAGGGGTTTCGGTGGTGAGGCTTATGATTGGGAGATACCCCTGAAATACCACAATAGCGTCTGGACAGCGGATCAAACAATAGATTTCTTGTCGAATCGGGATACATCCCAACCTTTTCTGTTAGCGGTTGGTTTCCAAGATCCACATCATCCGCATTGTGTCCCAACCGAATTTGAGGACCGCGTCGATCCCATGCACGTCCCCCTGCCGGATTTCGTTGAAGGCGAGTTAGATGACAAGCCGCCCCACTTTTTGGAGGCGCGGCACGGCGAACTTGAGAAGTCAGAGATTCGCGGAACGTTTGCCATTGCGGGGCAGGGGGGTGGTGCTGATTACCGCAAAGTTTCTGAAGACGATGCACGGCTCGGTAGGGCGTATTACTATAATATGGTGAAAATTATTGATCAGCAGATGGGGCGTATTCTGGAATGTCTGGATACGTGCGGATTGACAGAAAACACATTAGTGCTCTTCACGACCGATCACGGTGAACTTCTTGGAGACCACGGACTTTGGATGAAGGGCCCCTTCCATTACGAGCAGCTTGTCCGCGTCCCGACGTTGATGCGGTTTCCGCAAAGCATACCCGCCGGGCAACGCACACAAGCACTGTTCAGCCATGTTGATATTGTCCCCACGGTTCTCTCCGCGATAAATTTGCCGATCCCCTCAGATATGGATGGTGTAGACGCGATGCCAATTCTCACTGGAAAAACAGCGTCCGTGCGTGATGATGCGCTGGTTGAATGTGTGGACGATCCACGCGGTTTAAGACTCAAAACGATTGTAACCGACACGCGGAAGTTGACATGGTATTGTGGGCATGCTTATGGTGAACTCTACGATTTGGAGAACGATCCGGGCGAGCGGGTTAATCAATGGGACAATGCCGCTTACGCTGCAGACAAGACATCTCTCATGAGTCGCATTCTTGAAACAACGGAGCCTTTAGAGAAAAGGGTTGAGCGGTTGTCGTATGCATAAAAGATGCTCGATTCAAATTGAAGTTATAGGAGGGTAAAACTCATGGCATTTAGCGATTTCAATACGATTCCTGAAGTTCAAGAAAGATTCAGAATTAAATACTCGGAAAACGACTTTTTCTGGGTTGAGGACACCTTAAGCCCTTCAGAACAATTTCTCCAAGAATTTGAGTTTACAAGGCAACACATCAATATTTTCGGATCGGAGGCAGCACGGTGTGAAGCCGTTATTTTTCCGGTTTTAAGAGAGATTTATAAAGGGTACGCTGATCACTACGCGCTTTGGATCAAGGAATCCATAACCTATGATGAGACACTGAGCGGAACACCGGATTACCTTATATCTACAAAATCTGAATTGGGCAAACTCATTGTCGGAACGCCCTTGATAATCTTGGTTGAAGCGAAGAAAAACGATTTTGAGCAAGGTTGGGGGCAATGTCTGGCTGAGTTGGTCGCTGCACAAAAAATAAATGATGATCCCACTTTCCCTGTATATGGTATTGTTACCGACGGAACATTGTGGGAATTTGGGCGACTTGTCGGTGATACTTTCACGCGAAATAGGACAAATTTCACCTTAACTAATTTACCTGTTCTTTTTGGTGCTGTGAATTCTATCTTCAAAGCAACAACCAGTGCCTCTATTTAACGATCATAAATTGAGATGTCATGCTGCAGATGAAACGCGCTTGCGAAGTATACCCGTGGGAGGTGAAAAGTAAATCCCCGTTTTTAAACTTGCATAAAAAAAATAGATTGGGTATCATTTAGGTAGAAGAAATTGGTTGTGCTTGACTTCGCTTCGACTACACCATATCCTACGCTAAAAAAACATTGGGGGCATCCAGATGGAGCCTACGTTATCCATTGTGATTCCGATTTACAACGAGGTGACAAGCCTAAAAGAACTGTTGCAGCAGGTTGTCGGCGTTGAAATCGGTATGAAAAAAGAGTTGATTCTCGTCGATGATTTTTCAACAGATGGCACACGTGATATTTTAAAGGAAATTGAAGCGATTCAAGAGGAGTCGGACGAAATACGCACGTACGTCTCAACATCTGAAATACCGCCAAGCCAAGACGCTGCACCTAATAGCGAGGGGCAGGAACCTGCAGGTTCCGTAGAAAGTCTTTCCGAAATCTCTGCTAAAGTCTTCTACCACGATGTGAATAAGGGAAAGGGCGCAACACTCCGCACCGGGTTCCAGCATATCACCGGTGAAATTACCCTCATCCAAGATGCCGACTTGGAATATGATCCCATGGATTACCCCAAATTGCTGCAGCCTATCCTTACTGGCGATGCCGATGTCGTATACGGTTCTCGGTTTATGGAGGGCAGGCAAATAGGATTGTTACGGAGTTACCTTGCAAACCAATTTCTCACAACCCTTGCGAACATTGTTAACGGCACACGACTTACCGATATGGAAACTTGCTATAAAGTGATACGGACATCGATTCTAAAGGAGATTTCGCTCTATTCTGACAGGTTCGGTTTTGAACCTGAGATTACAGCGAAACTCGCCAAACGGAAGTGCAAGATCGTTGAGGTCCCTATTTCCTACCGCGGCAGAGATTATCATGAAGGGAAAACGGTGAGTTGGAAGGATGGGGTCGCCGCGATTTTCCATATTCTCCGCTTCCGATTCTTTTCATAGACGACTAACGCACCGCGTAAAGATATGCACAATTTGCAGGATTTGCTTAAAAAGGTAGATGCCATTCTAAACTCGGTTAATGCAGAGGAACCGATACAAGACTGCCAACTGCCCACAGATCCCCTTCTTGAAGCACTCAGCAACCACTTCGGTTATACATCCTTCCGCAATGGACAACGCGAAATTATTGAGGCGATTTTAGATGGCGAAAACGTGTTTGCCGTATTCCCAACCGGACATGGGAAATCGTTGTGCTATCAACTTCCTGCTCTAATGCTCGATGGCATAACGGTCGTAATCACTCCGCTCATCTCATTAATGAAGGATCAGGTAGATGCCTTACGCCACCAAGGAATTGATACAGTTTCGTTCATAAACAGTACACAGACATGGGATGAATATCAGAATGAATTGGCGCGCTTGAGACGAAACGAGATAAAACTCCTCTATATATCCCCAGAACGTCTCCGAAGCCGTCGGTTTTTGGATATCCTGAATGCGTTTCCTATTTCACTGTTCGTTGTAGATGAAGCACACTGTATCTCACAATGGGGACGCGATTTCCGCCCTGCCTATTTGTCGCTCAAAGATACCATTGATGTACTCCAACCGCGTGTCATCTCGCTTTTCACGGCAACAGCCCCGCCGGAAATCCAAGAAGATGTACTCAGTGTGCTAAATATACCGACACCTCGTACCCTCACACAAGGGATCGAGCGTCCCAATTTGAAATTGATCGTCCAGCAGAACGAAGATGACGATCAGAAATATCAGCGACTCGAAAAGTTTCTCACCGATCAAGATCCAAATCTTTCAATGGCACAACTCGGAAACCTGAAAACTTCGCCGAAGAACGGGATCATTTATGCTGGGCGACGACGCGAGACCGAAGAGATCGCTAACTTCCTCCAACGGCGCGGATTCCGAGCTGATTTCTATCACGCTGGACTTGAA
This is a stretch of genomic DNA from Candidatus Poribacteria bacterium. It encodes these proteins:
- a CDS encoding sugar phosphate isomerase/epimerase codes for the protein MKLSLSVRVAETASKKDATHTFTQLTELAAGLGYEAVCMRASQVGIHSPLEQITAARKQAASLNLKVSMVTGDFPVPLNNEQGPDGLRNITPYLDLTELLGADLIRIAMKVEEDIRWAQRASDEAAERGIRLAHQSHTQSLFETVDGSVDILKRVGRENFGIIYEPANLDLCAQDYGVETLKRFSPYLLNVYLQNHIRRPEGKTHLLTWIQGIVPHDPIRLQDEGGIDFPSVFEGLEAIGYDGYVTVHQAFREIMEPEDAAEQSYDYLKPFCG
- a CDS encoding sulfatase-like hydrolase/transferase encodes the protein MSSQQPNILIITTDQQRTDSLSCYGSTFTDTPHLDKFASEGVCFERAYCANPVCTPARASIFSGRYVSRHGAWNVGMNVPEDEPMLSHRLAEVGYRTRYIGKAHFQPFGASAEQSIETFRDTTRYPDFRGPYYGFETVELALGHATYGIAGHYGEWVRSHVSEETFESYSKATRLSERGFGGEAYDWEIPLKYHNSVWTADQTIDFLSNRDTSQPFLLAVGFQDPHHPHCVPTEFEDRVDPMHVPLPDFVEGELDDKPPHFLEARHGELEKSEIRGTFAIAGQGGGADYRKVSEDDARLGRAYYYNMVKIIDQQMGRILECLDTCGLTENTLVLFTTDHGELLGDHGLWMKGPFHYEQLVRVPTLMRFPQSIPAGQRTQALFSHVDIVPTVLSAINLPIPSDMDGVDAMPILTGKTASVRDDALVECVDDPRGLRLKTIVTDTRKLTWYCGHAYGELYDLENDPGERVNQWDNAAYAADKTSLMSRILETTEPLEKRVERLSYA
- a CDS encoding lactate racemase domain-containing protein, with amino-acid sequence MALPKMTRIQQRFEAPVLTDLPAAIHAELERINASDIVKSGETVAVTAGSRGVANVDIAVKATVDYLKTLGAKPFVVPAMGSHGGATPEGQRSVLEHYGITEETVGAPVKATMEVVELGKTADGLPVFFDRYAAEADHVVPLNRVKAHTDFNGSIESGVVKMMVIGLGKQQGANFYHRAFFQYGFEHVITAVGGFILDTGKIAFGIGLIENAHEDTAKAVAMPAAQLLQTERELLVEAKSLMGRLPFDELDLLIVDWTGKNISGTGMDSNVIGRMMQNFEPEPAKPAILRIFVRDLTEESDGNATGIGLADFTTTRLVDQIDRHSTYMNGITALGPQKSKIPFYYDTDREAIEVALDTIGLTEPEDARVIRIESTLRLTELDISDVLLEDAKLHSRLEVIGETKPLPFDATGNLLPF
- a CDS encoding RecQ family ATP-dependent DNA helicase yields the protein MHNLQDLLKKVDAILNSVNAEEPIQDCQLPTDPLLEALSNHFGYTSFRNGQREIIEAILDGENVFAVFPTGHGKSLCYQLPALMLDGITVVITPLISLMKDQVDALRHQGIDTVSFINSTQTWDEYQNELARLRRNEIKLLYISPERLRSRRFLDILNAFPISLFVVDEAHCISQWGRDFRPAYLSLKDTIDVLQPRVISLFTATAPPEIQEDVLSVLNIPTPRTLTQGIERPNLKLIVQQNEDDDQKYQRLEKFLTDQDPNLSMAQLGNLKTSPKNGIIYAGRRRETEEIANFLQRRGFRADFYHAGLEPHERTRVQEAFFDNSGNGLDIVVATNAFGMGIDKPDIRYIVHWTLTGTLEEYCQEVGRAGRDGKDALCVLLFCHDDRGLHEWFIKESAPDKQSLLKLLRVIENFKGSGKYRTISSEELEWMSGSKGTKVLGCLSYLEKLGFLKRWYNVPSQLSVRFRGPWIEETKPSDTEQRHLLSILRGGNGRTVLELSETIGLNPKAVMEQLAELQSDGYIQYWGQEDLLLIELCEDSELLSTLTDEQIAVGDYVHRKRIKIDQMIFYALEATCRVRVIRDYFGEPVDDNYQCGTCDLCQTQAVSDQPSAVSH
- the ubiA gene encoding putative 4-hydroxybenzoate polyprenyltransferase, with product MRKLRIILEMIKFEHTVFALPFAVMSAFIAADGFPPLPKLGWILVAMVGARSCAMAFNRLADAEIDSKNPRTAMRAIPAGLITKSAVWGFTIISAGLLVVAAWRLNPLAFALSPVALIVVMGYSYTKRFTALSHFWLGLALSISPVGAWIAIQGSFALPPIILCLVVLLWTAGFDIIYACQDVNFDRKHRLHSIPAKIGIRWALWLSSALHVIAVLLLLAISFLVELGLFYYIGVGIVVLIFIYEHAIVKPTDLSRVNLAFFTLNGMISLVLMALSITDILLF
- a CDS encoding DUF4065 domain-containing protein; its protein translation is MGTMTTMKLQKLVYYSQAWSLVWDEKQLFEEDIEAWANGPVIRDLFDYYRGMYEISAMPIGNPRLLNKEQQETIDAVLKYYGDKSAQWLIELTHMEDPWVQARKGLPKLERGNRIISLDTIADYYSSLPVEDNYEDEE
- a CDS encoding glycosyltransferase family 2 protein — protein: MEPTLSIVIPIYNEVTSLKELLQQVVGVEIGMKKELILVDDFSTDGTRDILKEIEAIQEESDEIRTYVSTSEIPPSQDAAPNSEGQEPAGSVESLSEISAKVFYHDVNKGKGATLRTGFQHITGEITLIQDADLEYDPMDYPKLLQPILTGDADVVYGSRFMEGRQIGLLRSYLANQFLTTLANIVNGTRLTDMETCYKVIRTSILKEISLYSDRFGFEPEITAKLAKRKCKIVEVPISYRGRDYHEGKTVSWKDGVAAIFHILRFRFFS